GGCTTAGAAGCAGCCATCCTTTAAAGAAAGCGTAATAGCTCACTGGTCGAGTCGGTCTGCGCGGAAGATGTAACGGGGCTAAACTATGCACCGAAGCTGCGGATTCATCTTAGGATGAGTGGTAGGGGAGCGTTCTGTAAGCGGTTGAAGGTGTACCGGGAGGTATGCTGGACGTATCAGAAGTGCGAATGCTGACATGAGTAACGATAATGCGGGTGAAAAACCCGCACGCCGGAAGACCAAGGGTTCCTATCCCATGTTAATCAGGGTAGGGTAAGTCGACCCCTAAGGCGAGGCCGAAAGGCGTAGTCGATGGGAAACGGATTAATATTTCCGTACTTGGTATAATTGCGATGGGGGGACGGAGAAGGCTAAGCAAGCATGGCGATGGTTGTCCATGTGAAAGTGAGTAGGCTAGCGACTTAGGTAAATCCGGGTTGCTGTTAGGCTGAGACACGAGACGAGCACCCAAGGGTGTGAAGTTGCTGATGCCATACTTCCAGGAAAAGCCTCTAAGCTTCAGATTATACCGAATCGTACCCCAAACCGACACAGTGGTCAGGTAGAGAATACTAAGGCGCTTGAGAGAACTCGGGTGAAGGAACTAGGCAAAATCGTACCGTAACTTCGGGAGAAGGTACGCTCCTATCTGTGATGAGACTTGCTCTCTAAGCGGACGGGAGCCGCAGTGACCAGGTGGCTGGGACTGTTTATTAAAAACACAGCACTGTGCAAAATCGCAAGATGACGTATACGGTGTGACACCTGCCCGGTGCCGGAAGGTTAATTGATGGGGTTATCCTTAGGGAGAAGCTCTTGATCGAAGCCCCGGTAAACGGCGGCCGTAACTATAACGGTCCTAAGGTAGCGAAATTCCTTGTCGGGTAAGTTCCGACCTGCACGAATGGTGTAACCATGGCCACGCTGTCTCCACCCGAGACTCAGTGAAATTGAAATCGCAGTGAAGATGCTGTGTACCCGCGGCTAGACGGAAAGACCCCGTGAACCTTTACTACAGCTTGGCACTGAACATTGAACCTACATGTGTAGGATAGGTGGGAGACTTTGAAGCAGCGACGCTAGTTGTTGTGGAGTCGTCCTTGAAATACCACCCTTGTAGTTTTGATGTTCTAACGTTGGCCCCTGAATCGGGGTTACGGACAGTGCCTGGTGGGTAGTTTGACTGGGGCGGTCTCCTCCCAAAGAGTAACGGAGGAGCACGAAGGTTGGCTAAGTACGGTCGGACATCGTACGGTTAGTGTAATGGTAGAAGCCAGCTTAACTGCGAGACAGACACGTCGAGCAGGTACGAAAGTAGGTCATAGTGATCCGGTGGTTCTGAATGGAAGGGCCATCGCTCAACGGATAAAAGGTACTCCGGGGATAACAGGCTGATACCGCCCAAGAGTTCATATCGACGGCGGTGTTTGGCACCTCGATGTCGGCTCATCACATCCTGGGGCTGAAGTCGGTCCCAAGGGTATGGCTGTTCGCCATTTAAAGTGGTACGCGAGCTGGGTTTAGAACGTCGTGAGACAGTTCGGTCCCTATCTGCCGTGGGCGTTTGAGAATTGAGAGGGGTTGCTCCTAGTACGAGAGGACCGGAGTGAACGAACCGCTGGTGTTCGGGTTGTCATGCCAATGGCATTGCCCGGTAGCTACGTTCGGAACTGATAAGCGCTGAAAGCATCTAAGCGCGAAGCAGGCCTCGAGATGATTTCTCACTAGACTTTTAAAGTCTCTGAAGGGCCGTTGAAGACTACAACGTTGATAGGCAAGATGTGGAAGTGGTGTGAGCCATTAAGCTAACTTGTACTAATTACCCGTGAGGCTTAACCATACAACGCCAAACGCGTTTTGTGACAGAAACAAGCGACAGAAGTTAATAGCTAAAGTAGATAGTTACTTGAGACTTAAAAATATTATCAGATATTTTCCAGATTTAGTTGGTACGTGAAAACGGACTGACGACCAAATTTGCTTGGTAACCATAGCGTTTTGGACCCACCTGACCCCATGCCGAACTCAGTAGTGAAACGAAACAGCGCCGATGATAGTGTAGCATTTGCTATGTGAAAGTAGGACATTGCCAGGCTCCAAATAAGAGAAAGCCGCTTCAGAAATGAAGCGGCTTTTTTGCGTCTGAAGAAAAGTGAAATTCAGCATTTTCTTCTCTAAAGCGCAGCGTCTCCTAAGTGAAGCGCCTCTTTGTGAACAGTGTTTTGGCTATCCAATGCTTTGGCCGATGACAGTGTAGCATTTGCTTTGTGACTATCCACTGCTTTAGTCACTACGAAATTTACTGTGTAGTGCACCGACCCCAATAGTAGAAGGCCGCTTCAGAGATGAAGCGGATTTTTTTGCTGAAGAATACTAAAAATGCATAATAAATACTATTCACACATTAAATCATCATCTCCGTGGTGTGTGTTGAGTATCACTAATCCCGCGGATAAAGCGCTCTACATAATCACTATATTCATTTTTATAATGGATTAAAGGTTTTGGGTTTATATGCCTCGTCAATTAAAATTCATTTTGTCTATTACTAATTAGCAGTTTTTTTTCTATTTCAGTATTAAGGCAAACAACATTTATTCAACATAGTTAGATTACAAATATAATTTTGCTTTGTTAGTGGCTTTGATTTAGGATCAAAACAGTTTAAAACCAAGAACTAATAGCCCGTGTATAGATTATTAATTAGTGCCCTATCATTTATATTTTGTTTTTCTGTATCGGCAGTTGAAGTAACTGATCTTTATCAAGATATATTAAAAGTAGACGATAAAACTCGTGATACGCGTTTGGCTGCAAGCCGAAAAGCATTACTAAATGTTTTAGTTAAAGTCAGTGGTGATGAATCCGCTGATCAAAATAAACTAGCTCAACAGCGTACCAAAGATATTTCTGACTACATGCTTAAATTTGAATATGATGAAAAAGCAAATGGTCAGCTTAACCTAGTAGTAAAATTTGAAGCGCGTAAAATTAATGAGCTTATTAAAGAGCTAAATTTACCGCTTTGGGGCGTACAGCGACCTTTAGTTGCTATTTGGCTAGGTATTGAAGATAACTGGCGTAGAGAACTTGTAACACAAGAAAGTTATCCGCAATTAGAGCAACTTATTTATGATAAAGCAGGGCGTCGCGGCCTACCCGTCGTTGTGCCTTTACTTGACCTGCAAGACCGACGATTAGTCGGGATCCCAGAAGTTTGGGGTAATTTTTCTGAGCCAGTTGAAGAGGCTTCTAGCCGCTATAGCGCAGAGCGAAGTATTACCGCAAGAATGTATCAAGAGCCTGATAGCGACACCTGGATTTTAGATTGGCGCTTTACTAACGATGACTTATTTGATTCAAACCGCTTAACAGGTGATAAACAACAAATAGTGGGTCAAATGATAGATAGCTTAGCGCTAGGGCTTGCTAACGAATATGCAATTGATCCTAACGCTTATTATGAACAAGCTGCAGCAACGCTTACTTTAAAAGGGATTCAAAGCTTTGTAGATATTGAACTTGCTAAGCGTCGTCTACAAAATTTGAGTGTGGTTACTCAAGCTACAATTACGCGTAAAACCCCAGAGTTTGTTGAGTTTAAGCTAAACCATACAGGCACTGTTACTGACCTTAAAAAAGGGTTAGGTTTAGACACTGCATTTAGAGATTATGTTGACCCGCGCGCATTTTACCATGTTGTAGATAAAAACAGCCTTGAGTACCAATGGGTTGGTGAGTAATGTTAAGTGCTGAGCCTATGCAAATGGCGCTACCGGTTACATTACCGGACGATGAAACATTTGCATCATACTTTGGTGGTGAGGACTCATTAGAGGTAAACCATTTAAAAGCAAGCTTTTCAAAACTAGCTAACACGTTTCAATACACATACCTGTGTGGCTTGGGTGACTCTGGTAAGTCTCATTTACTTTATGCGACCTGTATTCAAGCACAAGAACGCGGTTTATCTAATATGCTGCTATCGATGCGTGAAGTCATTGAT
The sequence above is drawn from the Pseudoalteromonas espejiana DSM 9414 genome and encodes:
- a CDS encoding DUF2066 domain-containing protein; this translates as MYRLLISALSFIFCFSVSAVEVTDLYQDILKVDDKTRDTRLAASRKALLNVLVKVSGDESADQNKLAQQRTKDISDYMLKFEYDEKANGQLNLVVKFEARKINELIKELNLPLWGVQRPLVAIWLGIEDNWRRELVTQESYPQLEQLIYDKAGRRGLPVVVPLLDLQDRRLVGIPEVWGNFSEPVEEASSRYSAERSITARMYQEPDSDTWILDWRFTNDDLFDSNRLTGDKQQIVGQMIDSLALGLANEYAIDPNAYYEQAAATLTLKGIQSFVDIELAKRRLQNLSVVTQATITRKTPEFVEFKLNHTGTVTDLKKGLGLDTAFRDYVDPRAFYHVVDKNSLEYQWVGE